The DNA region GGACGCAGGCGTTCCCGTCCCACCGTTCCGCCGCGTCGACGACGTTAACGACCTGAAAGCCGCCGTCGAGGAGTTCGGCGCGGTGATGCTGAAGGCCCGCACCGGCGGCTACGACGGGCGCGGGAACGTCCCCGTCCACGCCGCCGACGAGGCCGAGGACGCGCTGGCGGAACTCGGCGGCGCGCCCGCGATGGCCGAGTCGTTCGTCGAGTTCGAGCGCGAACTCTCCGTCATCGCCGTCCGCGGCGACGACGAGTCGCGAACGTTCCCCGCGGGCGAGAACGTCCACGAAGACGAGATACTGCGCGAGACAGTAGTCCCGGCGCGGACGACGGACCAAGTCCGAGCGCGTGCCGAGGAAGTCGCCTACGACGCGCTCTCGCTGCTCGACGGCCGCGGCGTCTTCGGCATCGAACTGTTCGAGGCGGATGGAGAGATATCGGTGAACGAAATCGCGCCGCGACCGCACAACTCGGGTCACTGGACCATCGAGGGGGCGCTGACCTCGCAGTTCGAGCAACACGCCCGGTCGGTGCTCGGGTGGCCCCTCGGCGCGACCGACCGACGAGGTATCGCCGTCAGCGCGAACCTCCTGGGCGACGTCGAGGAGACGCGGAAAGCCGAACTTCGCGGAGTCGAGACGGCGCTGTCGACGTCGGGTGCGGGCCTCCATTGGTACGGTAAGCACGAGGTTCGCCCGCTGCGGAAGATGGGCCACGTGACGCTCGTCGACGACAGAGATGGAGACGCAACGACCGGCGACCTGCTGGAGACGGCGCGTGGCCTCACGGACGAACTGACCTTCGGAGACACCACGGAGACACGAGAATGACCGACGAGATACAGCACCTCATCAATCAGTTGGAAGCGGAGACGAAAGAAGAGAAACCGGCCGCGGAGACGCCCGACGTGGGTATCATCATGGGGTCGGACTCGGACCTCGACGTGATGGCCGGCGCGTACGAGGCGCTCGAAGAACTCGGCTTCGAAGAGCAGACCGACTACGACGACGCCCCCGACGCGCGCTTCTCGTTCGAGAGCTACGTCGTCTCCGCGCATCGGACGCCGGAGTTGATGTACGCCTACGCCGAGACGGCCGCCGCGCGCGGCGTCGAAGTCATCGTCGCCGGCGCGGGCGGGAAGTCCGCGGACCTCCCGAACATGACCGCGTCCATCGCCTACCCCCTCCCGGTGATCGGTGTTCCGGTCCAAGAGAAGTCGGTGGACTCGGTCATCGGGATGCCCACAGGAGCGCCCATAGTCGCCGTCGACGCCGGAAAGTCGTTCAACGCCGGCCTCTCGGCGGGCCAGATTCTCTCACGTGCACACGACGAACTGGTAGAGCGACTGGTCGAATATCACGACGGACTGCAGGGTGACGTCGCCGAAGCCTCGCGCGACCTGCACCGACTCGGCCTCGACGGCTACAGGGGCCGAAAGCGATAATACCGACGTGTCGCCCGGCGCTTCGGGCCGAACCGTCTCCTCGGGGGTCGACGCCTTCGTTTTCGCCCGAGAAGGCAACAATCAACGCTTATAGGGTAGCACACCCAAGCGCCGGACGTTGGAAACACCGGTATGAATCCATGGATAGCCATCGGCGCACTGGCGGTCGTCGGCATCGGCATCCCGATTGGGATGATGGCGGTGTCGGCGATACTTCGCCCGAGTGTGCCGGAACAAGGAAAGAGTGCCACCTACGAGAGCGGTGAGATTCCGACGGGGAGCGCGCGCATCCAGTTCAACATACAGTACTACATGGTTGCGCTGCTGTTCGTCGTCTTCGACATCGAAACCGTCCTCATCTTCCCGTGGACCGTCATCTATCGCTCCGCTCTGGAGCAGGGTGTCAGTCTCGCAGCGGTGTTGACGCCGATGCTCGTCTTCGTCGGGATTCTCGTCGTCGGTCTCCTCTGGGCGTGGCGCAACGGCGCGGTCGAGTGGGTCAAAAGCCCGCGTGCGACCCGTCGGAAGACTGAGAGGCAATCATGAGTAGCGACCAGCCATTCGTCACAGACGATTCACAAGTACTGACCGATACCCGCGACGCCCGCATGGCGGGCGCGGACGACCGCTTCAACTCGAAGCTTCGGGAAGCGTTCGGGTCCTCGCCGTTCATTCTCACGAAGTTCGACAAGTTCATGAACTGGGTCCGCGGGTCGTCGATGTTCATGCTGCAGTTCGGCATCGCCTGCTGCAGCATCGAGATGATGCACACCTACGCGGTCAAACACGACCTCGACCGCTTCGGTGCGGGTGTTCCCCGTGCCTCGCCGCGACAGGCCGACGTCATCATCGTGCCGGGCACTATCGTCTCGAAGTTCGCGCCGCGGATGAAGCGCGTCTACGACCAGATGCCCGAACCCAAGTTCGTCGTCGGCATGGGCTCCTGTACGATTTCGGGCGGCCCGTTCCAGGAGGGCTACAACGTCATCAAGGGCGCAGAGGAGGTCATCCCCGTGGACATCCACATCCCCGGCTGTCCGCCACGGCCCGAAGCGCTCGTCTACGGCGTCGCCAAACTCCAGGAGCGTATCGCCAACGGCGAGAGCTCACCGGTGGTCGTCAAACCGTACGAGCTCGAACAGTTCGGCGACCTCGAACGCGACGAGATCGTCGACAAACTCGCACAGGAAATCGATACGGACGACCTCGTGATGCGGTATAACTGGGCCGATTCGCCATGAGCCTGGAACGACCCGAAACGCCCGAGAGCGCGAGCGTCCAGCGCCACAGCGCCGACGAACTCGCCGAGCTGCTCGGCGACCTCGTCATCGGACGCGAGAAACACGTCAACGCGCCCGGGTTCGTCATCCCGCCGGACGCGGTCCAGGAGACGCTCTCGTTGCTCAAGAACGAGGCCGGGTTCGACCACCTCTCCTGCGTCACCGCCGAGGAGCGGACGGACCGCTACGAGTCCATCTACCACCTGAAGAAGTTCGACGACCCGACCCAGGAGGTCAGCGTCGTCGTCCCTACGGCGAAGGATAACCCGGCGAGCCAGACGGCCGAACCGGTGTTCCGGACCGCCGACTGGCACGAGCGCGAGGCGTACGACCTCGTCGGCATCGAGTACGAGGGCCACCCCGACATGCGGCGCATCCTCCTGCCGGAGACGTGGCAGGGCCACCCGCTGGCGAAGGATTACGACCAGGAACGCCCGCAGGTCGTCGCGCTCCGCGAGCACGCGAACCCGCTTCAGCAGGACCACAAGGACGACCAGGACTCGGAGACGATGTACCTCAACATCGGGCCGCACCACCCGGCGACACACGGGGTGCTCCACCTCAAGTGTACGCTCGACGGCGAGCAGGTCGCCGACGTCGACCCCGACATCGGCTACCTGCACCGCTGCGAGGAGCAGATGTGTCAGCAGGGCACCTACCGGTACCAGATCATGCCGTACCCGGACCGCTGGGACTACATCTCGGCGGGACTGCTCAACGAGTGGGCGTACGCGCGCGCGGCCGAGGACCTCGCGGACATCGAGGTGCCGGAGTACGCGCAGGTCATCCGGACGATGAGTGCCGAACTCTGTCGCATCGCGGCGCACATGCTGGCGGTCGGCACGTTCGCACTCGACGTCTACGGCGACTTCACGGCCATCTTCATGTACGCCATCCGGGACCGCGAGAAGGCCCAGAACATCCTCGAAGACCTCACCGGTCAGCGGCTGATGTTCAACTACTTCCGCCTCGGCGGCGTCGTCTGGGACCTCCCCGAGCCGCGAGACGAGTTCTTCGAGAAGACCCGCGACTTCCTCGAGGAGTTGCCGGAGGCGCTCGAAGAGTACCACGACCTCATCACCGGCAACGAGATTCTGCAGTCGCGCACCATCGGGACGGGCGTCTTGCCCCCCGAGGTCGCCAAGAACTACGGTGCGACCGGTCCGGTGCTTCGCGGCTCCGGCGTCGACTACGACCTCCGCCGCGACGACCCCTACGGCTACTACGAGAACCTCGACTGGAACGTCGTCGTCGAGGACGGCTGTGACAACTACTCGCGGTTGCTCGTCCGGATGAAGGAAGTCGAGGAGTCGGCGAAGATAATCGAACAGTGTATCGACATCCTCGAGGACTGGCCCGAGGACGAGCGCACCATCCAGGCGAACGTGCCGCGGACCCTCCGTCCGGAGGACGACACCGAAATCTACCGCGCCGTCGAAGGCGCGAAAGGTGAACTCGGCATCTACATCCGCGCCGACGGGACAGAGAAACCCGGTCGCTTCAAGATTCGGAGTCCGTGTTTCTCGAACCTCCAGACGCTGCCGGAGATGTCGAACGGCGAGTACGTACCGGACATGATCGCGTCGCTCGGCAGCCTCGACATCGTACTCGGTGAGGTCGACCGATGACGCTACTGCAGCAAGGACCGGTACTGCTGCCGGAGACCATCGCGAACCTCCTCGGCCTCGGCGACGGCTTGCTGGGCCAGGTGGTCGGCGGCCTCATCGCCGCGTTTCTCATCGCGAACATCATGCTCACGATGACCGCCGTCGCCGGTCCGTGGGCCAAGCGGAAGATAACCGCGGCGTTCACCGACCGCATCGCGGTCAACCGCATCGGGCCGTTCGGCCTGTTCATCATCGTCGCCGACGCGGTGCGACTGCTCTCGAAGGAACTCGTCGTTCCCGAGAACGTCGACCGCCCGGCGTGGGACCTCGCGCCCATCATCCTGCCGGCGTCGGCTTTGCTCGGCTTCGCCGTCATCCCCATGGGCAGCGGCATCCAACTGGCCGACCCCGAGACGGGACTCGTCTTCGCGTTCGCCGTCGCCTCCATCGCGTCGCTGTCGCTCGTGATGGGCGGCTACGCGTCGAACAACAAGTACTCGCTGATGGGTGGGCTTCGCGCGGTCGCACAGAACATCGCCTACGAGATTCCGCTCATCGTCACGGCGGCGTCGGTGGTCATCTTCACCGGCACGCTCCAGATGAGCGAGATCGTCGCCGTCCAGCGCGAGCCGCTCGTCGCTCTCGGCGGCGGCCTGACGATTCCGCAGTGGTTCGCGTTCGTCAACCCGTTCGCGTTCGTGCTGTTCCTCGTCGCCAACATGGCCGAGATCGGCCGCAACCCGTTCGACATCCCGGAAGCGCCGACGGAGATCGTCGCCGGCTACCAGACCGAGTACTCCAGCGTCTACTTCGTGCTGTTCTACCTCGGGGAGTTCCTGCACATCTTCCTGGGCGGCGCGCTCATCGCGACGCTGTTCCTCGGCGGCCCGGCCGCGCCCATCGCGGCGCTCAACGTGATCCCGGGCTTCGTCTGGTTCCTCATCAAGATCTGGGCGGTGTTCCTGTTCACGCAGTGGGCGCGCTCGGCGATTCCGCGCGTCCGCATCGACCAACTGCTCGACATCGGCTGGAAGGGGATGCTCGTGCTCTCCTTCGCTAACCTGGTGCTCACGGCCATCATCGTGGGAGTGATAGCATGATCGGAATCCTGAAATCGATGGCAACGACGATGAAACACGCCCTCGACGGCCAGACGTTCACCGTCGAGTACCCGGACGTCGCCCCTGAGGTGAGCCCGCGGTTCCGCGGCGTGCACAAGTTCAGCCAGGAGCGCTGCATCTGGTGTCGCCAGTGCGAGAACGTCTGTCCGAACGACACGATCCAGATCGTGATGGACGACAAACGCAACGGCGAGCAGTACAACCTCCACATCGGGCAGTGTATCTACTGCCGACTCTGCGAGGAGGTCTGTCCCGTCGACGCCATCCTGCTCACGCAGAACTTCGAGTTCACGGCGGACACGAAAAACGAGTTCGTCTACAACAAAGAACAGCTCAAGAACGTCCCCTGGTACAAGGGAATCGACCCCCTCAACTCGCGCAACCCCGACCGGGACGCGTGGGTCGGCGAGGGAGACGGCGAGGTCGACTACCAGTAATCGAGAGCGAAGCGCCCGAAGTCGGGCGTGTCGTACGTTCTCGAAACCTTCAAACGGATACCTCAAGGAGACACACACAATGGTTTATGAAACCCTCGCGTTCGCGCTGTTCGCCCTCATAACCGTGGGCTGCAGCCTGGGCGTCGTCCTCGTGCGGGATATCTGGCACTCCGCACTCTTGCTCGGGGGCGCGCTCTTGAGCGTCGCGGTTCATTACGTGATGCTGCAGGCGGAATTCCTCGCAGCGATGCAGGTGCTCGTCTACGTCGGCGGAGTCCTCATCCTCATCACGTTCGCCGTGATGCTCACGCGGACCGACCCGGAGGTGAGTAGCACATGACGACCAAACCGCAGTTGAACGACGACTCGAATCTGCTTCCAGGGCTGGCCGCCCTCGGCCTGTTCGTCCTGATGGCAGTCGTATTCCTGCAGGCGGAGTTCGGAACCCCCGAAGGGTTCCCCGCCGACGTCAGCATCGTCGCCAGCATCGGCTACGCGATGTTCGACATCTCGGCGAACCAACTGGAGGAACAGATAGTGAGCGCCGAGGGCTTCCTCGCGGCGTTTCTCATCATGGCCATCGCGCTCGACGTCGCCATCGACGGCGCCGTCTACCTCGCAAAGCGCGAGGAGGCCGGCGAAGTCGTGACCGCGCTGGTCGACGACGTTCGCAGCGACGACCCGACGAGCGGCGGCGAGCCGACGGACGGACGCGGTCCCGCCGCGCGAGCGGACGGTGGTACGTCCACTGACGACGACACGACCGCGGGAGGTGACCGCTGATGGTTCCGCCGCAGTACTATCTGCTGCTCTCGGCGGCCATCTTCTGCATCGGCCTGTTCGGCATCCTCACGCGTCGGAACGCGCTGCTGTTCCTGATGTCGGTCGAGTTGATGCTGAACGCGGCGAACATCAATCTCGTCGCGTTCTCCGTCTACTGGGGCAACGTCACGGGCCAGACGCTGAGCCTGTTCACGATGGCGCTGGCGGCCGCGGAGGTCGCCGTCGGCATCGGCATCATCCTCGCGCTCTACCGCAACTTCGGTGACGTAGACGTGACGGACGCGACGTCGATGAGGTGGTAACTATGGTAGGTGCATTCGACTTCGTTCCGGCAATCGTGCTCCTGCCGTTCTTCTCGTTCCTGATCGCGCTCTTCGCGGGCAAGTACATGCCCAAAGGGGGCGCGCTCGCGGGCATCACGGCCACCGCAGGGTCGCTGTTGCTCTCGATATGGACGGTACTGACGGTAGCGGGCGGCGCAACGCTTCGACAGACACTGTACACGTGGGCGGGCGCGGAGCAACTTCCGTTCGAACTGACGTTCGGACTGCTCATCGACCCGCTGTCGTCGATGATGCTCCTCATCGTCACGCTCATCGCGTTCCTCGTCCACGTGTTCAGCCTCGGTTACATGAACGACGAGGGCGAGACCGGCCTCCCGCGGTACTACGCCGGTCTCGGCCTGTTCTCGGCGTCGATGCTCGGCTTCGTCGTCGCGGACAACCTGCTGATGGCGTTCATGTTCTTCGAGCTGGTCGGGCTCTGCTCGTACCTGCTCATCGGCTTCTGGTTCCGCGAGGAAGCGCCGCCGAGCGCGGCGAAGAAAGCGTTCCTCGTCACGCGCTTCGGTGACTACTTCTTCCTCGTCGGCGTCGTCGCCGTCTTCGCCACGTTCGGCACGGCGGCGTTCGCGGGCGACGGGAGCTTCCCGGCGCTCGCGGAAGCGGCGCTCGCGGGCGAGGGCGGCGGTAACGTGACCACGTTCTTCGGACTCGCTCCGCAGGCGTGGTTCACCGTCATCGGCCTGCTCGTCCTCGGCGGCGTGGTGGGCAAGTCCGCGCAGTTCCCGCTGCACACGTGGCTGCCCGACGCCATGGAGGGTCCGACCCCCGTGTCGGCGCTCATCCACGCGGCGACGATGGTCGCCGCCGGCGTCTACCTCGTCGCGCGGATGTACGGCTTCTACGCGCTCTCCCCGACGACGCTCGCCATCATCGCGTTCATCGGCGGCTTCACCGCCCTGTTCGCGGCGACGATGGGCGTCGTCAAGCGCGAGATCAAACAGGTACTCGCGTATTCGACCATCTCCCAGTACGGCTACATGATGCTCGCGCTGGGTTCGGGCGGCTACATCGCCGCGACCTTCCACCTGATGACACACGCGTTCTTCAAGGCGCTCCTGTTCCTGGGTGCGGGGTCGGTCATCATCGCGATGCACCACAACGAGGACATGTGGGACATGGGCGGCCTCAAAGAGCGCATGCCGGTGACCTACTGGACGTTCCTCGCGGGATCGCTCGCGCTCGCCGGCATCTTCCCGTTCTCGGGCTTCTGGTCGAAAGACGAGGTGCTGTACGAGGCGCTCGTCCACGGCCTCGGCGGCAGTCCACTGCTGTTCGGCGCGTGGGCGATGGGACTGCTCGCCGTCTTCTTCACCGGCTTCTACACCTTCCGGATGGTCTTCCTGACCTTCCACGGGAAGCCGCGGACGGAGACGGCGCGCAACCCCCACGGCGTCCGCTGGAACGTCAAAGGGCCGCTCGCGGTCCTCGGCGTGCTCGCCGTCGTCGCCGGCTTCATCAACATGGTTCCGGTGGCGAAGCTGACGGGTATGGAGATCGAGTTCCTGCACGACTGGCTCGCGCACGGTCCCTCGGGCCTCACGAGCGAGCACTACGGCGAACTCACTCACGCCTACGCCGACTACAGCGTCGGCACCATCGTCGGCGGTGAACTCGGCACGGCGCTCATCTCGGGTGCCGTCTCGCTCACGCTCGCACTGGCGGGCGCGGGACTCGCCTACTCGCTGTACAACGTCCCGTCGCCGGTCGAACACACCGACCGCCTCGGGGACGCCAAAACCGTACTATTCAACAACTACTACCAGGACGAGTACCAGGTCTGGCTCGCGAACGACGTCACTCGCGGTTTCTCGCGGGCGGCCGACAAGTTCGACCAGGGTGTCGTCGACGGCGTCGTCAACGGCATCTCCAGCGTCAGCCTGCTGTCGGGGAGTCGCGTCCGCCGCATCCAGACGGGTGTGGTCAGTAACTACGCGGCGCTCCTGACGCTGGGGCTCATCGCGTTGCTCGTCATTCTCGGCATCGACGGAGGTTGGTTCGTATGATAATCGAAGCGCTCATCGCATTCACGTTCGCCGCCGCGCTGGTCACGTTCGTCCTCCCGGACCGACTCGCTGGCCGCGGCGCGTTCGCGCTCAGTCTGGTTCCCGTCCTCGGGAGCCTCTACATGTGGTCGCAGTTCGACGCGTCCGGCAACGCCCTGCTGCAGG from Haloprofundus halobius includes:
- a CDS encoding 5-(carboxyamino)imidazole ribonucleotide synthase, producing MTLTLPGPTIGVVGGGQLGRMLAEAAAPLGVDVVVLDPTPDCPASAVADQVDGSFDDPEGVRELAERADVLTFEIELADPDVLESVRDEYGVAVHPSPETLRTIQDKLVQKRTLQDAGVPVPPFRRVDDVNDLKAAVEEFGAVMLKARTGGYDGRGNVPVHAADEAEDALAELGGAPAMAESFVEFERELSVIAVRGDDESRTFPAGENVHEDEILRETVVPARTTDQVRARAEEVAYDALSLLDGRGVFGIELFEADGEISVNEIAPRPHNSGHWTIEGALTSQFEQHARSVLGWPLGATDRRGIAVSANLLGDVEETRKAELRGVETALSTSGAGLHWYGKHEVRPLRKMGHVTLVDDRDGDATTGDLLETARGLTDELTFGDTTETRE
- the purE gene encoding 5-(carboxyamino)imidazole ribonucleotide mutase — protein: MTDEIQHLINQLEAETKEEKPAAETPDVGIIMGSDSDLDVMAGAYEALEELGFEEQTDYDDAPDARFSFESYVVSAHRTPELMYAYAETAAARGVEVIVAGAGGKSADLPNMTASIAYPLPVIGVPVQEKSVDSVIGMPTGAPIVAVDAGKSFNAGLSAGQILSRAHDELVERLVEYHDGLQGDVAEASRDLHRLGLDGYRGRKR
- a CDS encoding NADH-quinone oxidoreductase subunit A, whose translation is MNPWIAIGALAVVGIGIPIGMMAVSAILRPSVPEQGKSATYESGEIPTGSARIQFNIQYYMVALLFVVFDIETVLIFPWTVIYRSALEQGVSLAAVLTPMLVFVGILVVGLLWAWRNGAVEWVKSPRATRRKTERQS
- a CDS encoding NADH-quinone oxidoreductase subunit B; translated protein: MSSDQPFVTDDSQVLTDTRDARMAGADDRFNSKLREAFGSSPFILTKFDKFMNWVRGSSMFMLQFGIACCSIEMMHTYAVKHDLDRFGAGVPRASPRQADVIIVPGTIVSKFAPRMKRVYDQMPEPKFVVGMGSCTISGGPFQEGYNVIKGAEEVIPVDIHIPGCPPRPEALVYGVAKLQERIANGESSPVVVKPYELEQFGDLERDEIVDKLAQEIDTDDLVMRYNWADSP
- a CDS encoding NADH-quinone oxidoreductase subunit D, which gives rise to MSLERPETPESASVQRHSADELAELLGDLVIGREKHVNAPGFVIPPDAVQETLSLLKNEAGFDHLSCVTAEERTDRYESIYHLKKFDDPTQEVSVVVPTAKDNPASQTAEPVFRTADWHEREAYDLVGIEYEGHPDMRRILLPETWQGHPLAKDYDQERPQVVALREHANPLQQDHKDDQDSETMYLNIGPHHPATHGVLHLKCTLDGEQVADVDPDIGYLHRCEEQMCQQGTYRYQIMPYPDRWDYISAGLLNEWAYARAAEDLADIEVPEYAQVIRTMSAELCRIAAHMLAVGTFALDVYGDFTAIFMYAIRDREKAQNILEDLTGQRLMFNYFRLGGVVWDLPEPRDEFFEKTRDFLEELPEALEEYHDLITGNEILQSRTIGTGVLPPEVAKNYGATGPVLRGSGVDYDLRRDDPYGYYENLDWNVVVEDGCDNYSRLLVRMKEVEESAKIIEQCIDILEDWPEDERTIQANVPRTLRPEDDTEIYRAVEGAKGELGIYIRADGTEKPGRFKIRSPCFSNLQTLPEMSNGEYVPDMIASLGSLDIVLGEVDR
- a CDS encoding complex I subunit 1/NuoH family protein, which produces MTLLQQGPVLLPETIANLLGLGDGLLGQVVGGLIAAFLIANIMLTMTAVAGPWAKRKITAAFTDRIAVNRIGPFGLFIIVADAVRLLSKELVVPENVDRPAWDLAPIILPASALLGFAVIPMGSGIQLADPETGLVFAFAVASIASLSLVMGGYASNNKYSLMGGLRAVAQNIAYEIPLIVTAASVVIFTGTLQMSEIVAVQREPLVALGGGLTIPQWFAFVNPFAFVLFLVANMAEIGRNPFDIPEAPTEIVAGYQTEYSSVYFVLFYLGEFLHIFLGGALIATLFLGGPAAPIAALNVIPGFVWFLIKIWAVFLFTQWARSAIPRVRIDQLLDIGWKGMLVLSFANLVLTAIIVGVIA
- a CDS encoding NuoI/complex I 23 kDa subunit family protein; this translates as MIGILKSMATTMKHALDGQTFTVEYPDVAPEVSPRFRGVHKFSQERCIWCRQCENVCPNDTIQIVMDDKRNGEQYNLHIGQCIYCRLCEEVCPVDAILLTQNFEFTADTKNEFVYNKEQLKNVPWYKGIDPLNSRNPDRDAWVGEGDGEVDYQ
- a CDS encoding NADH-quinone oxidoreductase subunit J, giving the protein MVYETLAFALFALITVGCSLGVVLVRDIWHSALLLGGALLSVAVHYVMLQAEFLAAMQVLVYVGGVLILITFAVMLTRTDPEVSST
- a CDS encoding proton-conducting membrane transporter, producing MTTKPQLNDDSNLLPGLAALGLFVLMAVVFLQAEFGTPEGFPADVSIVASIGYAMFDISANQLEEQIVSAEGFLAAFLIMAIALDVAIDGAVYLAKREEAGEVVTALVDDVRSDDPTSGGEPTDGRGPAARADGGTSTDDDTTAGGDR
- the nuoK gene encoding NADH-quinone oxidoreductase subunit NuoK; amino-acid sequence: MVPPQYYLLLSAAIFCIGLFGILTRRNALLFLMSVELMLNAANINLVAFSVYWGNVTGQTLSLFTMALAAAEVAVGIGIILALYRNFGDVDVTDATSMRW
- the nuoL gene encoding NADH-quinone oxidoreductase subunit L, encoding MVGAFDFVPAIVLLPFFSFLIALFAGKYMPKGGALAGITATAGSLLLSIWTVLTVAGGATLRQTLYTWAGAEQLPFELTFGLLIDPLSSMMLLIVTLIAFLVHVFSLGYMNDEGETGLPRYYAGLGLFSASMLGFVVADNLLMAFMFFELVGLCSYLLIGFWFREEAPPSAAKKAFLVTRFGDYFFLVGVVAVFATFGTAAFAGDGSFPALAEAALAGEGGGNVTTFFGLAPQAWFTVIGLLVLGGVVGKSAQFPLHTWLPDAMEGPTPVSALIHAATMVAAGVYLVARMYGFYALSPTTLAIIAFIGGFTALFAATMGVVKREIKQVLAYSTISQYGYMMLALGSGGYIAATFHLMTHAFFKALLFLGAGSVIIAMHHNEDMWDMGGLKERMPVTYWTFLAGSLALAGIFPFSGFWSKDEVLYEALVHGLGGSPLLFGAWAMGLLAVFFTGFYTFRMVFLTFHGKPRTETARNPHGVRWNVKGPLAVLGVLAVVAGFINMVPVAKLTGMEIEFLHDWLAHGPSGLTSEHYGELTHAYADYSVGTIVGGELGTALISGAVSLTLALAGAGLAYSLYNVPSPVEHTDRLGDAKTVLFNNYYQDEYQVWLANDVTRGFSRAADKFDQGVVDGVVNGISSVSLLSGSRVRRIQTGVVSNYAALLTLGLIALLVILGIDGGWFV